The Rhizobium rhizogenes sequence CAGTCCCATGATGCCCATCATGGTCTGGCTTTTGCCGGAACCGGATTCTCCGACGACGGCAAGCGTTTCACCCTGTTTGACGTCGAGATTTATGCCCTTGACGGCACTCACCGTGCCGTCCGGTGTCGTGAAATCAACCTTGAGATCACGGACGGTGAGGATGGTTTCTGATGTCGTATTCATGTCAGCGATCCTTGGGATCGAGTGCGTCACGCAACCCGTCACCCACAAAGTTGAGCGAAAACAGGGTCAGCACGAAGAAGATCGCCGGAAATATCAGGAGCCACGGGGCCGATTGGATATTGTTGGCACCTTCGGAAATCAGCGCCCCCCAGCTCGTAAGCGGCGCCTGTACGCCAAGGCCGAGGAAGGAGAGGAAGCTTTCCAGAAGAATGACTTTGGGTACGACGACAGTGACGAACACGACGACGGGGCCGATCGTATTGGGAATGATGTGACGGCGGATGATCTGCCAGTCGCTCAGGCCCAAAGCCTGTGCGGCGCCCACAAATTCCCGCCGCTTCAGGGCAAGCGTCTGGCCACGGACGATACGCGCCATATCGAGCCATTCCACGGCACCGATGACCAGGAAGATCAGGATGAAGCTGCGGCCGAAAAAGACCACCAGAACGACCACCAGAAAGACGAAGGGCAGCGAATAGAGGATTTCGACGAAACGCATCATCACATTGTCGACACGCCCCCCGATGTATCCCGCCGTTGCGCCGTAAAGAACGCCGATCCCGAGTGAAACGAGGCTGGCGAGAACGCCGACGGCGATCGAGATTTGGCCACCCAGCATCACGCGGGCCAGCATGTCGCGGCCGTTCGAATCCGTGCCGAAGAAGAAGTATTCGCGGTTGACGCTGCCTTCCAGCTTCAGCGTTCGGCCCTCATCTTCGGTGGCAACGACCTTCGTGTTTTCGAATTCGTTGGCGCGGTCGAAATAACGTGTCGTGCGTGGGTCGATCGGGCTGCTGGAGGTGACGGTGGCTGTGAAGGTCTGCCCTTCGACGGAAAATTCCTTC is a genomic window containing:
- a CDS encoding ABC transporter permease, translating into MTDIPGNNAHQPLVKSRSLFQLAVLRFRRNKAAMAGSFMLLLITLFSFIGPQFLTHTYDQVFSSYVSVPPSLEPRPDVNNLQGVMDGVAGRARVELKEFSVEGQTFTATVTSSSPIDPRTTRYFDRANEFENTKVVATEDEGRTLKLEGSVNREYFFFGTDSNGRDMLARVMLGGQISIAVGVLASLVSLGIGVLYGATAGYIGGRVDNVMMRFVEILYSLPFVFLVVVLVVFFGRSFILIFLVIGAVEWLDMARIVRGQTLALKRREFVGAAQALGLSDWQIIRRHIIPNTIGPVVVFVTVVVPKVILLESFLSFLGLGVQAPLTSWGALISEGANNIQSAPWLLIFPAIFFVLTLFSLNFVGDGLRDALDPKDR